TCTTTATCATCAAAATGATGTTTAACTCCTTTTATTTCCTGATAATCTTCATGACCTTTTCCAGCCACCAGAATAATATCATTTTTTTGTGCCAGCATACATGCTGTTCTAATGGCTTCTTTTCTATCGGTAATTGCCAATACTTTTCTTTGATTATTAGCATCTACACCTGCTTTCATATCCAGAATAATCTGGTTTGGATCTTCTGATCTTGGGTTATCTGATGTGAGAATTAGTTTATCGCTTAATTCAGCACTAATTTTAGCCATTAATGGTCGTTTGGTTTTATCCCGATCTCCCCCGGCACCAACAACTGTAATTACTTGTTCATTTCTGGTGCGTAAAACGTCGATAGATTCCAGAACATTTTTTAATGCATCAGGTGTGTGTGCATAATCAACAATTGCCATTACTCCTTCTTTAGAAATAATGCTTTCGAATCTTCCATCAACCGATTTTAACTCGCTAATACCTCTTAGTATTTCTTCTTTCGATTGATTTAATAATCTGGCAGCACCATAAACCGCAATTAAATTATGAGCATTAAATTCGCCAATAAAATTTGTCCAGGTTTCAACTTCGTCCATTTCCAATAGCATACCTGAAAAATGTTTTTCCAGTATCCGGCAACGAAAATCGGCAAAAGAGCGTGTCGAGTACAAAAACTTATGAGCCTTTGTATTTTGAAGCATAAATTTGCCATTTTTATCATCGGCATTTGTTAATGCAAAAGAGTTTTTCCCCAGATTATCGAAGAATGCTTTTTTTACTTTCAGATAAATATCAAATGTTTTATGATAATCTAAATGATCGTGAGTAATATTTGTAAATATTCCACCTTTAAAATTAAGAGCACCAACTCGCTTTTGATCAATTGCATGAGAACTAACTTCCATAAAGCAATATTCGCAGCCTTCCTCTACCATTTGAGAAAGCAAATAATTTAACTGCAATGGATCTGGTGTTGTATGTGTTGCCTTAATTTCATTGTTATCAATAAAATTACAAACCGTTGATAATAAACCCGTTTTATATCCTAACTTTTTAAACAACTTATATAGTAAAGTTGCAATCGTTGTTTTCCCATTAGTACCAGTAACCCCTACCAACTGAATATTCTCACTTGGTTTTCCATAATAATTAT
This genomic interval from uncultured Marinifilum sp. contains the following:
- a CDS encoding UDP-N-acetylmuramoyl-L-alanyl-D-glutamate--2,6-diaminopimelate ligase, which translates into the protein MNLNELFDTIKIQSLKGDRNVEVNNLHFDSRKVQEGDLFVACRGTISDGHKYIESVVNKGAKVVVCEELPQVSNAETTYIVVEDSLATLSQLAHNYYGKPSENIQLVGVTGTNGKTTIATLLYKLFKKLGYKTGLLSTVCNFIDNNEIKATHTTPDPLQLNYLLSQMVEEGCEYCFMEVSSHAIDQKRVGALNFKGGIFTNITHDHLDYHKTFDIYLKVKKAFFDNLGKNSFALTNADDKNGKFMLQNTKAHKFLYSTRSFADFRCRILEKHFSGMLLEMDEVETWTNFIGEFNAHNLIAVYGAARLLNQSKEEILRGISELKSVDGRFESIISKEGVMAIVDYAHTPDALKNVLESIDVLRTRNEQVITVVGAGGDRDKTKRPLMAKISAELSDKLILTSDNPRSEDPNQIILDMKAGVDANNQRKVLAITDRKEAIRTACMLAQKNDIILVAGKGHEDYQEIKGVKHHFDDKEVIQEIFKL